From a single Paraburkholderia sp. FT54 genomic region:
- a CDS encoding ATP-binding protein yields the protein MNPAMSAVAARPAFPFAALIGQAPLQQALLLAAIDPGLGGVLITGPRGTAKSTAARALAELLPEGQLVNLPLGASEDRLIGTLDIETVLRDGSVRFSPGLLAKAHRGVLYVDEVNLLPDTLVDALLDAAASGVNTVERDGVSHSHDASFVLIGTMNPEEGELRPQLIDRFGLMVELQNCFEPCVRQSIVKARLAFDLDPQGFRADYAQQQATYMQQIRAARAALPQLAFDAAVHARVSALCIDAAVDGLRADLVMLRAARALAAFEQAVAVTVEHVDRVAEAVLVHRRHSREPQAESDAREREGFPGGGQGRSSLSSSGETKTPPAAAAVDGDWGYLAPEPAATTHVKGVIPLNVKKR from the coding sequence ATGAATCCAGCGATGAGCGCGGTCGCCGCGCGGCCAGCTTTTCCCTTTGCCGCGCTGATCGGCCAGGCGCCGTTACAACAGGCGCTGCTGCTGGCCGCCATCGATCCGGGGCTGGGCGGCGTGCTCATCACGGGGCCGCGCGGCACCGCGAAGTCGACCGCGGCGCGCGCGTTGGCCGAGTTGTTGCCGGAAGGGCAACTGGTGAATCTGCCGCTTGGGGCGAGCGAAGATCGTTTGATCGGTACGCTCGATATCGAAACCGTATTGCGCGACGGCTCGGTGCGCTTCTCGCCCGGTCTGCTCGCGAAGGCGCATCGCGGCGTGCTGTATGTGGACGAAGTCAACCTGCTGCCGGACACGCTTGTCGATGCCTTGCTCGACGCGGCCGCGAGCGGCGTGAATACCGTCGAGCGCGATGGCGTATCGCATAGCCACGACGCGAGCTTCGTGCTGATCGGTACGATGAATCCTGAAGAGGGCGAACTGCGGCCGCAGTTGATCGACCGTTTCGGCTTGATGGTCGAGTTGCAGAACTGTTTCGAGCCGTGCGTGCGTCAGTCGATCGTGAAGGCGCGGCTGGCGTTCGATCTCGATCCGCAGGGTTTTCGTGCGGACTATGCGCAACAGCAGGCGACTTATATGCAGCAGATTCGAGCGGCGCGTGCAGCGCTGCCGCAACTCGCGTTCGACGCCGCGGTGCATGCGCGTGTCAGCGCGCTGTGCATCGACGCCGCCGTGGATGGGTTGCGCGCCGATCTGGTGATGCTGCGCGCGGCGCGTGCGTTGGCGGCGTTCGAGCAGGCGGTCGCGGTGACGGTGGAGCATGTCGATCGGGTGGCGGAGGCGGTGTTGGTTCATCGGCGGCATTCGCGCGAGCCGCAGGCCGAAAGTGATGCGCGTGAGCGGGAGGGGTTTCCAGGCGGCGGCCAGGGGCGGTCGTCCTTATCTTCATCCGGGGAAACAAAGACGCCGCCTGCTGCCGCCGCCGTCGATGGCGATTGGGGCTACCTCGCGCCCGAGCCGGCCGCGACCACGCACGTCAAAGGCGTCATTCCGCTTAACGTAAAAAAACGCTGA
- a CDS encoding VWA domain-containing protein, which translates to MRGEPGKRIAWPPTLAAMRQDVLRAEHLRFVREAPRGGVLHCFVLDCSGSMLAGQRLALAKGLLIALLDHASAARAEAALVCFGGAGADVRFGPAVPRWWNERWLRPVGGGGGTPLTAGVRRATQLLERSARRKPAQQRWLWILTDGRTRDMPARPLDVDEVVFVDFEREAIRLGRCEMLADAWGARRFTPEELMG; encoded by the coding sequence TTGCGCGGAGAACCGGGCAAGCGTATCGCCTGGCCACCGACACTCGCCGCGATGCGCCAGGACGTGCTACGGGCCGAGCATCTTCGTTTCGTGCGCGAGGCGCCGCGCGGCGGTGTGCTGCATTGTTTCGTTCTCGATTGCTCCGGTTCCATGCTGGCCGGGCAGCGCCTCGCGCTCGCCAAGGGACTGCTGATCGCCTTACTCGATCACGCGAGTGCCGCGCGTGCCGAGGCGGCGCTGGTCTGTTTCGGCGGCGCCGGAGCGGATGTGCGTTTTGGTCCCGCCGTGCCGCGCTGGTGGAACGAGCGGTGGCTGAGGCCCGTGGGAGGAGGAGGCGGTACGCCGCTGACGGCGGGTGTTCGGCGTGCAACCCAGCTGCTGGAGCGCAGCGCGCGCCGCAAGCCCGCGCAGCAACGGTGGCTATGGATTCTGACCGATGGCCGCACGCGTGATATGCCGGCGCGGCCGCTCGACGTCGATGAAGTCGTGTTCGTCGATTTCGAGAGAGAGGCGATCCGGTTGGGCCGCTGCGAAATGCTCGCCGATGCGTGGGGCGCGAGACGTTTTACGCCGGAAGAGCTAATGGGCTGA
- a CDS encoding flagellar brake protein, with product MDNPVEEHVEDASPIAHTPTLNPDKVPVGTPLDWPIVDADGTLLFSRGTLLATTDERNFLFGHFRPQRGDLLDTAARPSPQAEPQADPNGELTLKDMHLEIGALIGMRSQLGSGGPMHPCRIIGFAPNHSLFVTPPMHDGRMLPLGVGENIEIVAIASHAVFRFVCTIEAICRTPFDYVVLSKPGVVRRLRERKSIRVRAHLAVRFGIGATGESYEGLGLAKGISALGMSLAASWTLGAVGDRLRVAFRLKSKDLDTEIETTAVIRNVQKGSGPGEPSTHGLELDQLDPSQQMAMKVFVFDRQDDLVYWSTGLK from the coding sequence ATGGACAATCCAGTCGAGGAACACGTCGAGGACGCCTCGCCCATAGCCCACACGCCAACCTTGAATCCGGACAAGGTGCCGGTCGGCACGCCGCTCGACTGGCCGATCGTCGACGCCGACGGCACGCTCCTTTTCTCCCGCGGCACCCTCCTGGCGACCACGGACGAGCGCAACTTCCTGTTCGGCCACTTCCGTCCGCAGCGCGGCGACTTACTGGACACGGCCGCGCGACCGTCGCCCCAGGCCGAGCCACAAGCAGATCCCAACGGCGAACTGACGCTCAAGGACATGCACCTGGAAATCGGTGCATTGATCGGTATGCGCTCGCAACTCGGCAGCGGCGGGCCCATGCATCCGTGCCGCATCATCGGCTTCGCACCGAATCATTCGCTTTTCGTCACCCCGCCAATGCACGATGGCCGCATGCTGCCGTTGGGTGTCGGCGAAAACATCGAAATCGTCGCGATCGCCAGCCATGCCGTGTTTCGTTTCGTCTGCACGATCGAGGCGATCTGCCGCACGCCGTTCGACTATGTCGTGCTGTCGAAGCCGGGCGTAGTCCGGCGCCTGCGCGAACGCAAGTCGATCCGCGTGCGCGCGCATCTTGCCGTGCGTTTCGGCATCGGCGCCACCGGCGAATCATATGAGGGCCTCGGACTCGCGAAAGGCATCAGTGCCCTCGGCATGTCGCTGGCCGCGTCGTGGACCCTGGGTGCTGTCGGCGACCGGTTGCGGGTCGCGTTCCGTCTGAAATCGAAAGATCTCGATACGGAGATCGAAACCACGGCGGTGATCCGCAACGTGCAGAAAGGCAGCGGCCCCGGTGAGCCTTCGACTCACGGGCTCGAACTCGATCAGCTCGACCCGTCACAGCAAATGGCGATGAAAGTTTTCGTGTTCGACCGCCAGGACGACCTGGTGTATTGGTCGACCGGTCTGAAATAA
- a CDS encoding carotenoid 1,2-hydratase, whose amino-acid sequence MASRRIGSSIRGVLSIWTLTVSTAFAAAPEFAAVTPGHAIALPQDSGAHVAFRTEWWYATGWLTTPDNHPLGFQITFFRSATDHDAADPSAFAPAQLIIAHAALSDPALGHLAHDQRIARQGFGLAYAKPANTDVKLDTWKMIRAADGHYDVTADASGFSLHLTLTPTQAPLLQGERGYSRKGPRPEQASYYYSEPQLRVSGGVVRPVAAGGPSYGETAVTGMAWLDHEWSSALLDANAVGWDWLGANLTDGSAVMAFKIRSRDGHGVWAHAAFRKPDGEVTTFAPDQVDFTPLRRWRSPRTNTSYPVSMMVKTGTLTWRLDPLMDDQELDSRQSTGAVYWEGAVRVSREGVDLGRAYLELTGYANALRMGRE is encoded by the coding sequence ATGGCCAGTCGGCGCATTGGTTCGAGTATTCGCGGCGTGCTGTCTATCTGGACGCTGACCGTGTCGACCGCGTTCGCCGCGGCGCCCGAATTCGCGGCGGTCACACCGGGTCACGCTATCGCGCTGCCGCAGGACAGCGGCGCTCACGTGGCTTTTCGCACCGAGTGGTGGTACGCGACGGGTTGGCTCACTACGCCGGATAATCATCCGCTCGGTTTCCAGATCACATTCTTCCGCTCGGCAACAGATCACGATGCCGCCGACCCGAGTGCTTTCGCGCCTGCGCAATTGATCATTGCCCATGCCGCGTTAAGCGACCCTGCGCTCGGCCATCTTGCGCACGATCAGCGCATTGCCCGCCAGGGCTTCGGCCTCGCCTACGCGAAGCCGGCCAACACCGACGTCAAACTCGACACATGGAAGATGATTCGGGCCGCTGACGGTCACTACGACGTCACTGCCGACGCAAGCGGCTTCTCGTTGCATCTCACGTTGACGCCGACGCAGGCACCTTTGCTTCAGGGCGAACGCGGCTATTCACGCAAAGGTCCGCGACCTGAGCAGGCGAGTTATTACTACAGTGAGCCACAATTACGCGTGAGTGGCGGCGTGGTTCGGCCGGTCGCGGCGGGCGGTCCGTCGTATGGCGAGACTGCCGTAACGGGGATGGCGTGGCTCGACCACGAATGGTCGAGCGCGTTGCTCGACGCCAATGCGGTGGGATGGGATTGGCTTGGCGCCAACCTCACCGACGGCTCTGCGGTAATGGCATTCAAGATACGAAGTCGCGATGGACATGGCGTGTGGGCGCATGCGGCATTTCGCAAACCCGACGGCGAGGTAACGACATTCGCGCCCGACCAGGTCGACTTTACGCCGCTTCGCAGATGGCGCTCGCCGCGGACGAACACGTCCTATCCCGTCTCGATGATGGTCAAAACCGGCACGTTGACGTGGCGACTCGACCCGTTGATGGACGATCAGGAGCTCGATTCACGGCAATCGACGGGCGCGGTGTACTGGGAAGGCGCGGTGCGGGTAAGCCGCGAAGGTGTGGATCTCGGGCGCGCCTATCTGGAACTGACAGGCTACGCGAACGCGCTGCGGATGGGCAGGGAGTGA